In Streptomyces venezuelae, the sequence CGAGGCCGCGCACCGCAGCGGCTCCCTGGTCACGGCCCGGCGGGCGCAGCGCCTGGGGAGGTTCACGATGGGGGTTCCCGGGCCCGCCACAAGCGGTCTCTCCGCCGGTGTGCACGAACTGCTGCGGGGCGAGGCCGTGGTCGTCACCGACGCGGCCGAGGTGGTCGAGCTGGTCGGGGCCATGGGCGAGCTGGCTCCCGAGCGGCGGGGCCCGGTGCTCGCCCGGGACCTGCTGGACCCGGACACCGCGCGGGTGCTCGAAGCGCTGCCCGCCGGCCGCCCGGCGGACGTGTCCGCGCTGGCACTTGCCTCCGGCACCGGCGTCGATGAAGTCATCGGCAGACTGTACGAACTTCACTCTCTGGGGTTCGTCGAACGGCAGGGCGACGGCTGGCAGTTGAGCAGACAAACGGCTGGAGGAGGCACACAAACCGGAGCCGACCGGCGAGGCGGTCGTTGACCTGGGGTGTTCCGGTGAAAGAGTGAAAGCGATGAGAGACGCGGTCTTCCCGGTGGCGGTCGCCGGGACCGAGCGCCAGGCGCCGGTCCCGGGGCGCCCGCGCGAGTACGGGCGCCTCCCGGCCCCCGCGCCATCCCGTACTCTTCGCGCACCGCGACAATCTCGTCACGCTACGCTCCCAAGGAATCCGGCTCCGGCAAAGGCGAAGCATGCCCCAGCACACCTCAGGGTCCGACCGCGCTGCGGTGCCCCCCGCTGCCCGCGGCAGCGTGCGGTCCACCGCGCCCTCGTCCCTGGAGGTGCTGTGGCGCTCGTACAAGGAATCGGGTGACGAGCGGCTGCGGGAGCAGCTGATCCTGCACTACTCGCCCCTGGTGAAGTACGTGGCCGGCCGCGTCAGCGTGGGCCTGCCGCCCAACGTGGAACAGGCCGACTTCGTCTCCTCCGGCGTCTTCGGGCTGATCGACGCCATCGAGAAGTTCGACATCGACCGGTCGATCAAGTTCGAGACGTACGCGATCACCAGGATCCGCGGCGCGATGATCGACGAGCTGCGGGCGCTGGACTGGATCCCGCGCTCGGTCCGGCAGAAGGCGCGCGCCGTCGAACGGGCCTACGCCACGCTGGAGGCCCAGCTGCGGCGCACCCCGACGGAGAGCGAGGTCGCCGGCGAGATGGGGATCGGTGTGGAGGATCTCCACACCGTCTTCAGCCAGTTGTCGCTGGCCAACGTGGTCGCCCTGGAAGAGCTGCTGCACGTCGGCGGGGAGGGCGGCGACCGCCTCTCGCTGATGGACACCCTGGAGGACACCGCCGCCGACAACCCGGTGGCGGTGGCCGAGGACCGCGAGCTGCGACGCCTGCTGGCACGGGCCATCAACACGCTGCCCGAGCGGGAGAAGACCGTGGTGACCCTCTACTACTACGAGGGCCTCACCCTGGCCGAGATCGGCAACGTCCTCGGCGTCACCGAGAGCCGGGTCAGCCAGATCCACACCAAGTCCGTCCTGCAGTTGCGCGCGAAGTTGGCAGACGTGGGGAGGTGAGCTTGCGCTACCTCCGTAGAGTGGACACGTGCCCAGGATTCGAGCGGCCTCCGTGGCCGAGCACCGGTCGATGCAGCGCGGCGCCCTCTTGGACGCCGCGCGTTCCCTGCTGTCCGAAGGCGGGACGGAGGCGCTGACCTTCCCCGCCCTCGCGGAGCGCACCGGCCTCGCCCGGTCCTCCGTGTACGAGTACTTCCGCTCCCGCGCCGCCGTGGTCGAAGAACTGTGCGCCGTGGACTTCCCCGTGTGGGCCGCCGAGATCGAAGCCGCGATGGAGCAGGCCCCGTCGCCGGAGGAGAAGATCGAGGCCTACGTGCGCAGCCAGTTGGGGCTGGTGGGCGACCGGCGCCACCGCGCGGTCGTGGCCATCTCGGCCAGCGAGCTCGACGCGGGGGCCCGGGAGAAGATCCGCGCGGCCCACGGCGGTCTCGTGGCGATGATCGTCGAGGCGCTGAGCTCCCTGGGACACGCGGAGCCGCGACTGGCGGCCATGCTGCTCCAGGGCGTCGTGGACGCGGCTGTGCGCAGGATCGAGCTGGGTGCGGCGGAGGATCCCGCCGTCGTGACGGAGGCCGCCGTCGCCATGGCCCTGCGGGGCGTCCGGGGCTAGGCCGTCTCTTTCGGATCCTGTCGGCCGGGCCCGCGGCGTCCCCTGCCGTGCCCGGTCGCCGGCTGCGCTTCTCACTCTCCGGCCGGGCCGGGTTCTGCCAGGTGTCCCGCCGGCAGGAGCCGGGGCGTCGGGCGGGGGAGCAGGGTGAGCGGGTTGAGGTACACCTCGCCCGCGAGGAGACCCCAGTGCAGACAGGACGCCGGGCAGTGCGAGCCGTCCGTCAGGACCGCCACCACCTGGCCCGCCACCACCTGCTCGCCCTCTGCCACCAGGGGCCGGACCGGCTCGTAGGTGGTGCGCAGCCCGTTCGGCAGGGCGAGCGACAGCACGCCGCGCCCGACGACGGGCCCGGCGTGATGGACCCGGCCGGCCGCGACCGCCCGGAGCTCCGCGCCCACCGGCGCGGCCAGGTCAACCCCGCGGTGACCTGCCGCGTAGGGCGTCGGCGGAGGGTCCCACCAGCGGGCCACCGACAGCGGGGCGGGCAGCGGCCGGACCACGGGAAAGGCCGGCTGGGTCAGGGCCAGGAGCAGGCTGAGCAGCAAGGTCGTCATGCACCCAGCGTCCCGTGCAGGCCCGGACCGGTGCCCCGGCCTGTGGACGGCCGGGGCACTGTGGACAACGGCGTCACCCGGCATACCACCGGGTCCCGTACACTTCTTGTGGCGATCCGGGTCACCGGGTCGACTTCGCACGCCCCGGCGCCAGGCTGAAACAGCCAGGTGACAGCGTCTCTCGGTCCCTTCATCGGGGCAGGGCGCGGTGGGGCGTCAGGAACCAAACCGAGAAACCAAGGAGATGGCCATGGCCGTCGTCACGATGCGGGAGCTGCTGGAAAGCGGCGTCCACTTCGGTCACCAGACCCGCCGCTGGAACCCGAAGATGAAGCGCTTCATCTTCACGGAGCGCAACGGCATCTACATCATCGACCTGCTGCAGTCGCTGTCGTACATCGACCGCGCCTACGAGTTCGTGAAGGAGACCGTCGCGCACGGTGGCTCCATCATGTTCGTCGGTACCAAGAAGCAGGCCCAGGAGGCCATCGCCGAGCAGGCGACGCGCGTTGGTATGCCGTACGTCAACCAGCGGTGGCTGGGTGGCATGCTCACCAACTTCTCCACCGTCTACAAGCGCCTCCAGCGTCTGAAGGAGCTTGAGGCGATCGACTTCGAGGACGTCGCCGCCTCGGGTCTCACCAAGAAGGAGCTCCTGGTCCTCTCCCGCGAGAAGACCAAGCTGGAGAAGACCCTCGGTGGTATCCGCGAGATGTCGAAGGTCCCCAGCGCCGTCTGGATCGTCGACACCAAGAAGGAGCACATCGCCGTCGGTGAGGCGCGCAAGCTCCACATCCCGGTCGTCGCGATCCTCGACACCAACTGCGACCCCGACGAGGTCGACTACAAGATCCCGGGCAACGACGACGCGATCCGTTCCGTCACCCTGCTCACCCGCGTGATCGCCGACGCCGTCGCCGAGGGCCTCATCGCCCGCTCCGGCGCTGCGACCGGCGACTCGAAGCCGGGCGAGAAGGCCGCCGCCGAGCCGCTCGCCGAGTGGGAGCGCGACCTGCTCGAGGGCGAGAAGAAGGCCGACGACGCCGAGGCCGCCCCGGCCGAGGCCGCCGCCCCGGCCGCCGAGGCTGCCCCGGCCGCCGACGCCGAGCAGGCCTGACCCACTGAGGGCGCCCGGCGTTCACCCGCCGGGCACTCGCAGTACGGACGATGACGGCGGGGGAGCCGCGCCTCAGGCGTGGCGCCTCCGCCGTTCACCCGTAGATCTACGACTTCGAGAGAGAATCACAGACTCATGGCGAACTACACCGCCGCTGACGTCAAGAAGCTCCGCGAGCTCACCGGCGCCGGCATGCTGGACTGCAAGAACGCGCTCGTGGACGCCGACGGTGACGTCGACAAGGCCCAGGAAGCGCTCCGCATCAAGGGTCAGAAGGGCGTCGCCAAGCGCGAGGGCCGTTCTGCCGAGAACGGTGCGGTCGTCTCCCTCATCGCCGACGACAACACCTCCGGTGTCATCGTCGAGCTGAAGTGCGAGACCGACTTCGTCGCCAAGGGCGAGAAGTTCCTGGCCGTCGCCAACCAGCTGGCCGCCCACGTGGCCGCCACCTCCCCGGCCGACATCGAGGCGCTCCTCGCGTCCGAGATCGAGCCCGGCAAGACCGTCACCGCTTTCGTCGACGAGGCCAACGCCAACCTCGGCGAGAAGATCGTCCTGGACCGCTTCGCGCAGTTCACCGACGGTTACGTGACCGCGTACATGCACCGCACGATGCCCGACCTGCCGTTCCAGATCGGCGTCCTGGTCGAGCTCGACAAGGAGAACGCCGAGGTCGCCCGCGGCGTCGCGCAGCACATCGCCGCGTTCGCCCCGCAGTGGCTGTCCGCCGAGGACGTCCCGGCCGAGAAGGTCGAGTCCGAGCGTCGCATCGCCGAAGAGGTCACCCGCGCGGAGGGCAAGCCCGAGGCTGCCATCGCGAAGATCGTCGAGGGTCGCGTCAACGGCTTCTTCAAGGACGCCACGCTGCTCGGCCAGGCGTACGCCCTGGACAACAAGAAGTCCGTCCAGAAGGTCCTGGACGAGGCCGGTGTCACCCTGAAGCGCTTCACCCGCATCAAGGTCGGCATCTGAGTCCGTCCGTACGCGACGGACACCGGACCCCGGTAGGGTCTGAAGCAGTCGTCCGCGCTTGCGCGAGGCGACCGCAGATCTGACGAGGAGGCCATTGCCGTAGAGGGAACCGCAAGGACCCACCGGCAATGGCCTTCTTCGTATGTGCACGAGGAGATCTCCATGAATCAGGGCGTGGACCCCCACACCGCATCCGACGACAAGAGCGACCAGGACAAGAAGGGCCGCCGCTTCATGCTGAAGCTGTCGGGCGAGGCCTTCTCCGGTGGCGGAGGACTGGGCGTCGACCCCGACGTCGTCCACGCCATCGCGCGTGAGATCGCCGCGGTGGTCCGCGACGGCGCGGAGATCGCCGTCGTGATCGGCGGCGGCAACTTCTTCCGCGGTGCCGAACTCCAGCAGCGCGGCATGGACCGGGCCCGGTCCGACTACATGGGCATGCTGGGTACCGTCATGAACTGCCTCGCGCTCCAGGACTTCCTGGAGAAGGAAGGCATCGACTCCCGCGTGCAGACCGCCATCACCATGGGCCAGGTCGCGGAGCCGTACATCCCGCTGCGTGCCGTGCGGCACCTGGAGAAGGGCCGCGTCGTCATCTTCGGCGCCGGCATGGGCATGCCCTACTTCTCCACCGACACCACGGCCGCCCAGCGCGCCCTGGAGATCGACGCCGAGGCCCTGCTCATGGGCAAGAACGGCGTCGACGGGGTCTACGACTCCGACCCGAAGAAGAACCCGGACGCGGTGAAGTTCGACGCGCTGGAGTACAGCGAGGTCCTCTCCCGCGACCTCAAGGTCGCCGACGCCACCGCGATCACGCTCTGCCGCGACAACAAGCTGCCGATCCTCGTTTTCGAGCTCCTCGCCGAGGGCAATATCGCCCGCGCCGTCAAGGGTGAGAAGATCGGCACGCTCGTGAGCGACCAGGAAACCCGGGCCTGAGCAGTCCGCTGCCGGACCGAGCGAGCCGCAGGGGCGGCTCGCCGGCCCCGCCCGCCCGCCTGAACCATCCATATCTGACATGCAGGAGCACGTGGTGACCGAAGAGATCCTCCTCGAGGCCGAGGAGAAGATGGAAAAGGCCGTCGTCGTCGCCAAGGAAGACTTCGCCGCTATTCGCACCGGCCGTGCGCACCCGGCGATGTTCAACAAGATCGTGGCGGAGTACTACGGCGCCATCACGCCCATCAACCAGCTCGCCTCCTTCTCGGTGCCCGAGCCGCGCATGGCGATCGTGACCCCGTTCGACAAGAGCGCCCTGCGCAACATCGAGCAGGCCATCCGCGACTCCGACCTCGGTGTCAACCCGAGCAACGACGGCAGCATCATCCGGGTGACCTTCCCCGAGCTGACGCAGGACCGCCGCAAGGAGTACATCAAGGTCGCGCGTACCAAGGCCGAGGACTCGAAGATCTCGCTCCGCGCCGTCCGCCGCAAGGCCAAGGACGCCCTCGACAAGCTCGTCAAGGACAAGGAGGCCGGCGAGGACGAGGTGCGCCGCGCCGAGAAGGAGCTCGACGACACCACCGCGAAGTACGTCGCGCAGGTGGACGAGCTCCTGAAGCACAAGGAAGCCGAGCTCCTCGAAGTCTGATGAACGACTCTTCCTGGCAGCCGGAGCCGGTTCCGGCGGGTCCCGCATACGATGCGCAGGTGGGCCCGCACACTCGGCCCATGCCCATCGTGCCCGATGCCGCCGGCCGTGACTTCGACGACCGGGAAGCACGCGATCGGGGGGTCGCCGCCGGCCGCGGCCCCCTCTTCCGCGCCGATACGCCGCCGCAGGAGCCCATGCCCAGCCCCCCGCCTCCGCATGCCCAGCAGCCGCAGGACGCCTCGCCCCCGCCGCCGAAGAAGCGCGCGGGCCGGGATCTGCGGGCCGCCATAGGGGTGGGCGTGGGTCTCGGCGCGGTGATCTTCGCCTCGCTGCTGATCGTCAAGGCCGTCTTCGTCGGCGTCATCGTCGTCGCGGTCGTCGTCGGCCTGTGGGAGCTCACCTCCCGGCTGCAGGAGCAGAAGGGCATCAAGGCCCCGCTGGTCCCGCTCGCGGTCGGCGGCGCCGCCATGGTCATCGCCGGATACGTCCGGGGGGCCGAGGGCGCCTGGGTCGCCATGGCCCTGACCGTGCTGGCGGTCCTGGTGTGGCGGATGACCGAACCGCCCGAGGACTACCTCAAGGACGTCACGGCGGGCGCCTTCGCGGCGTTCTACGTGCCCTTCCTCGCCACCTTCGTCGCGATGCTGCTCACCGCCGACGACGGCGCCGAGCGCGTGATCACCTTCCTGCTCCTGACCGTGGTCAGCGACACCGGGGCCTACGCGGTCGGCTGGCGCTTCGGCAAGACCAAGCTCGCCCCGCGCATCAGCCCCGGAAAGACCCGCGAGGGACTGTTCGGCGCGGTGGCCTTCGCGATGGCGGCCGGCGCACTGTGCATGGAGTTCCTGATCGACGGCGGCTCCTGGTGGCAGGGCCTGCTGCTGGGTCTCGCGGTCGCGGTCAGCGCCACCCTGGGTGACCTGGGCGAGTCGATGATCAAGCGGGACCTGGGCATCAAGGACATGGGCACCCTGCTGCCGGGACACGGGGGCATCATGGACCGCCTCGACTCCCTGCTTCCGACGGCCCCCGTGGTGTGGCTGCTGCTGGCGGCCTTCGTGGGCACCGGCTGACCTGCGAAAAGGCGTCGCTGGACGCCGGGCGGTTACTCTTGGAAGGCGCGCTGCTTCTGCGGCGCGCCTTTCGTCTTACAAGGAGTACCTGCCATGGCCCGCCCCGTTCCGGGAGAGCTCACCTTCGTCGCCCCTCGCGGGGCCAAGAAGCCGCCCCGGCACCTCGCCGACATGACCCCGGCCGAGCGCCGTGAGGCGGTCGCCGCGATCGGTGAGAAGCCGTTCCGGGCCAAGCAGCTCTCCCAGCACTACTTCGCCCGGTACGCGCACGACCCGGCCGAGTGGACCGACATCCCGGCCGGCTCGAGGGAGAAGCTCCAGCAGGAGCTGCTGCCGGACCTGATGAGCGTCATCCGGCACATCTCGTGCGACGACGACACCACCCGCAAGACCCTGTGGAAGCTGCACGACGGCACGCTCGTCGAGTCGGTGCTGATGCGCTACCCCGACCGGGTCACCATGTGCATCTCCTCGCAGGCCGGCTGCGGCATGAACTGTCCGTTCTGCGCCACCGGCCAGGCGGGCCTGGACCGTAACCTCTCCACCGCCGAGATCGTGCACCAGATCGTCGACGGCATGCGCGCGCTGCGCGACGGCGAGGTCCCCGGCGGCCCGGCACGGCTGTCGAACATCGTCTTCATGGGCATGGGCGAGCCGCTCGCCAACTACAACCGCGTGGTCGGCGCGATCCGCCGGCTCACCGACCCCGAGCCCGACGGCCTGGGCCTGTCGCAGCGCGGGATCACCGTCTCCACCGTCGGCCTGGTCCCGGCCATGCTGCGGTTCGCCGACGAGGGCTTCAAGTGCCGTCTGGCCGTCTCGCTGCACGCGCCCGACGACGAGCTGCGCGACACCCTCGTCCCCGTGAACACCCGCTGGAACGTCCGTGAGGTGCTCGGCGCGGCCTGGGAGTACGCCGAGAAGTCCGGCCGCCGGATCTCCATCGAGTACGCGCTGATCCGCGACATCAACGACCAGGCCTGGCGCGGTGACCTCCTGGGCAAGCTGCTCAAGGGCAAGCGTGTGCACGTCAACCTGATCCCGCTCAACCCGACGCCGGGCTCCAAGTGGACCGCCTCGCGGCCCGAGGACGAGAAGGCCTTCGTCGAGGCCATCGCCCGGCACGGCGTGCCGGTGACCGTACGGGACACCCGCGGCCAGGAGATCGACGGCGCCTGCGGCCAGCTGGCCGCCTCGGAGCGCTAGGTTCCGCTTCTGTTCGAGGAGATTCGGCCACGGGGTACCCTGTGGCCGAACCAATTTCATATTCCGACAGGGGAGCGCCACAGCGCTGAGAGTGCGGTATCCGTCATCCGCAGACCCTCTGAACCTCGCCCCGGTCATTCGGGGTAGGAAGTTCGGTCACCACTCTTGCTGTTGCGCCCTGCCCGGCGTCCGCTCTCGCAGAGCGCCGGGCAGGGCCGCGTCTTCTCCTGGACATCCCAGGAGGAATTCACCAATGAGCACCACCAAGAAGCTGGCGGGTGTCGCGCTCGCGGCCGCGCTGGGCGTCACCACGCTCAGCGCCTGCGGTGGCGGCGACGCCAACGACAAGACCGCGGGCGCGAGCGACGCCCCGAAGTCCAAGACCGTCACGCTCGTCTCCCACGACTCCTTCAACGTGACCGAATCGGTCCTCAAGGAGTTCGAGCAGCAGAGCGGCTACACGGTCAAGGTGCTGAAGTCCGGGGACGCGGGCGCGGCGCTGAACCAGGAGATCCTCACCAAGGGCTCCCCGCGCGGCGACGTCTTCTTCGGCGTCGACAACACCCTCCTCTCGCGCGCCCTCGACAACGGCATCTTCACCCCGTACGAGGCCAAGGGCCTGGCCGACGTGAAGCCCGAGTACGTGCTCGACAAGGAGCACCGGGTCACCCCGATCGACTCCGGTGACATCTGCGTCAACTACGACAAGGCGTACTTCGCCGAGAAGAAGATCGCCCCGCCGCAGACGCTGGACGACCTGATCAAGCCCGAGTACAAGAACCTGCTGGTCACCGAGAACGCCGCGACCTCCTCTCCCGGCCTCGGCTTCCTGCTCGCCTCCGTCGGCAAGTACGGCGAGGACGGCTGGAAGGACTACTGGAGCAAGCTCAAGGCCAACGGCGTCGAGGTCGTCGACGGCTGGGAGCAGGCCTACAACGAGCGCTTCTCCGGATCCGCGGGCGGCAAGAAGGCCAAGGGCGACCGCCCGCTGGTCGTCTCCTACGCCTCCAGCCCGCCGGTCGAGGTCCTGTACGGCGAGCCGCAGCCGGCCGAGGCCCCCACGGGCGTCTCCACCGGCACCTGCTTCCGCCAGATCGAGTTCGCGGGTCTGCTCAAGGGCGCCAAGAACGAGGAGGGCGGCAAGGCCCTCGTGGACTTCCTGGTCAGCAAGAAGTTCCAGGAGGACATGCCGCTCCAGATGTTCGTGAACCCCGTGACGAAGGACGCCGCCCTGCCGGAGCTGTTCACCAAGCACGGTGTGGTGGTCGAGAAGCCGGAGAACGTGGCTCCCGAGACCATCGCCAAGAACCGTGAGCAGTGGGTCAAGGCATGGACCGCGCTCGTCGTGAAGTAAGCGGTACCAAGGAGCCGGGCGCGGCGCACGGGGACGCCGCGCCGGGCTCCGGCCCCCGGGAGGGGGCGCGGGCGACCGCCGTGCGGCTCGCCCTGATGGCCGTCCCCCTCCTCTTCTTCGGGCTGTTCTTCGCCTACCCCGTCGCCGCGATCGTCGGGCGCGGCCTGAAGACCGACGACGGATGGCAGTTCGGCCGGTTCGCGGAGGTGCTGGCCCGGCCCGACATCGCCGACGTGCTGTGGTTCACCACCTGGCAGGCCTTCGCTTCCACCCTGCTCACCCTGGTCATCGCCCTCCCCGCCGCGTACGTCTTCGCGCGCTTCGAGTTCCCCGGCAAGCAGCTGCTGCGCGCCGTGGTGACCGTGCCCTTCGTGCTGCCGACCGTGGTGGTCGGCACCGCCTTCCTCGCGCTGCTGGGGCGCGGCGGGCTGCTGGACGAACTGGCGGGCGTGCGGCTCGACACCACCGTCTGGGCGATCCTGCTCGCGCACGTCTTCTTCAACTACGCCGTCGTCGTCCGCACGGTCGGCGGGCTGTGGGCCCAGCTGGACCCGCGCCAGGAGGAGGCCGCCCGGGTGCTGGGCGCCGGACGGTTCACCGCGTGGCGGCGGGTGACGCTGCCCGCGCTCGCCCCGGCGGTGGCCGCCGCCGCGCTGATGGTGTTCCTGTTCACCTTCAGCTCCTTCGGCGTCGTGCTGATCCTCGGCGGACCCTCGTACTCCACCCTGGAGGTGGAGGTCTACCGGCAGACCGCGCAGCTGCTGGACCTGCCGACGGCGGCCGTCCTGACGATGGTGCAGTTCGCCGCGATCGGCGCGATCCTCGCCGTGCACGCCTGGACCGTCCGCAAGCGCGAGACCGCGCTGCGGCTGGTCGATCCGGGCCGCACCACGCACCGGCCGCGCGGCTGGGCGCAGCGCACGCTGCTGGGCGGGGTGCTGCTGACCGTCGTGCTGCTGATCGCGGCGCCGCTGGGCGTGCTGGTCGAGCGGTCCTTCGACACCCCCGGCGGCTACGGCCTCGGCTACTACCGGGCCCTGCAGGACGCGGGCGCCGGTGGCGGGACCTTCCTGGTGGCGCCGCTGGAGGCGATCTGGAACTCCCTGCAGTACGCGCTCGCCGCCACCGCGATCGCCCTGCTCGTCGGGGGGCTCGCGGCCGCGGCGCTCACCCGGCGCGGGGGGCGCTTCGTACGCGGCTTCGACGCGCTGCTGATGCTCCCGCTCGGGGTGTCCGCGGTGACCGTGGGCTTCGGCTTCCTTATCACCCTGGACGAGCCGCCGCTGGACCTGCGGACCTCGTGGATCCTGGTGCCGCTGGCACAGGCCCTGGTGGGCGTGCCCTTCGTCGTACGGACCATGCTGCCGGTCCTGCGCGCGGTGGACGGGCGGCTGCGGGAGGCCGCCGCCGTGCTCGGCGCGTCGCCGCTGCGGGCCTGGCGGGAGGTGGACCTGCCCCTGGTGCGGCGGGCGCTGCTGATCGCGGCCGGGTTCGCCTTCGCCGTGTCGCTGGGGGAGTTCGGCGCGACCGTCTTCATCGCGCGGGCGGACCGGCCGACGCTGCCGGTGGCCGTGGCACGGCTGCTGGGGCGGGCCGGAGAGCTGAACTACGGGCAGGCGATGGCCCTGAGCACGATCCTGATGCTGGTGTGCGCGGTGTCCCTGCTGCTGCTGGAGCGACTGCGGCCCGACAAGACCTCCGGAGAGTTCTGATGACACTGCTTCAGCTGGAAGGGGTGTCGGTCCGCTTCGGTGAGCGCGCGGCCCAGTACGCCCTGGACGACGTGGACCTCGCGGTCGACGAGCACGAGGTCGTATGCGTGCTGGGGCCGAGCGGAAGCGGCAAGTCCACACTGCTGCGGGTCGTTGCCGGACTCCAGCGGGTATCGGCCGGCCAGGTGTTGCTGGGCGGGGCCGACCAGGCCGGCGTACCGGTGCACCGTCGGGGCGTGGGCCTGATGTTCCAGGACCACCAGCTCTTCCCGCACCGCGACGTCGGGTCCAACGTCTCCTTCGGGCTGCGGGTGCGGGGAGCCGGACGGGCCGCGTCGGCGGACCGCGTCGCGCAGCTGCTGGAACTGGTCGGGCTGCCCGGGGCCCAGGGCCGGGCGGTGGCCTCCCTGTCGGGCGGCGAACAGCAGCGGGTCGCGCTGGCCCGGGCGCTCGCACCGTCGCCGCGGCTGCTGATGCTGGACGAACCGCTGGGGCAGCTGGACCGGGGACTGCGGGAGCGGCTCGTGGTGGAGCTGCGCGGGCTGTTCTCCCGGCTGGGCACCA encodes:
- the rpsB gene encoding 30S ribosomal protein S2, producing MAVVTMRELLESGVHFGHQTRRWNPKMKRFIFTERNGIYIIDLLQSLSYIDRAYEFVKETVAHGGSIMFVGTKKQAQEAIAEQATRVGMPYVNQRWLGGMLTNFSTVYKRLQRLKELEAIDFEDVAASGLTKKELLVLSREKTKLEKTLGGIREMSKVPSAVWIVDTKKEHIAVGEARKLHIPVVAILDTNCDPDEVDYKIPGNDDAIRSVTLLTRVIADAVAEGLIARSGAATGDSKPGEKAAAEPLAEWERDLLEGEKKADDAEAAPAEAAAPAAEAAPAADAEQA
- a CDS encoding phosphatidate cytidylyltransferase gives rise to the protein MNDSSWQPEPVPAGPAYDAQVGPHTRPMPIVPDAAGRDFDDREARDRGVAAGRGPLFRADTPPQEPMPSPPPPHAQQPQDASPPPPKKRAGRDLRAAIGVGVGLGAVIFASLLIVKAVFVGVIVVAVVVGLWELTSRLQEQKGIKAPLVPLAVGGAAMVIAGYVRGAEGAWVAMALTVLAVLVWRMTEPPEDYLKDVTAGAFAAFYVPFLATFVAMLLTADDGAERVITFLLLTVVSDTGAYAVGWRFGKTKLAPRISPGKTREGLFGAVAFAMAAGALCMEFLIDGGSWWQGLLLGLAVAVSATLGDLGESMIKRDLGIKDMGTLLPGHGGIMDRLDSLLPTAPVVWLLLAAFVGTG
- the frr gene encoding ribosome recycling factor, which gives rise to MTEEILLEAEEKMEKAVVVAKEDFAAIRTGRAHPAMFNKIVAEYYGAITPINQLASFSVPEPRMAIVTPFDKSALRNIEQAIRDSDLGVNPSNDGSIIRVTFPELTQDRRKEYIKVARTKAEDSKISLRAVRRKAKDALDKLVKDKEAGEDEVRRAEKELDDTTAKYVAQVDELLKHKEAELLEV
- a CDS encoding TetR/AcrR family transcriptional regulator — translated: MAEHRSMQRGALLDAARSLLSEGGTEALTFPALAERTGLARSSVYEYFRSRAAVVEELCAVDFPVWAAEIEAAMEQAPSPEEKIEAYVRSQLGLVGDRRHRAVVAISASELDAGAREKIRAAHGGLVAMIVEALSSLGHAEPRLAAMLLQGVVDAAVRRIELGAAEDPAVVTEAAVAMALRGVRG
- the rlmN gene encoding 23S rRNA (adenine(2503)-C(2))-methyltransferase RlmN: MARPVPGELTFVAPRGAKKPPRHLADMTPAERREAVAAIGEKPFRAKQLSQHYFARYAHDPAEWTDIPAGSREKLQQELLPDLMSVIRHISCDDDTTRKTLWKLHDGTLVESVLMRYPDRVTMCISSQAGCGMNCPFCATGQAGLDRNLSTAEIVHQIVDGMRALRDGEVPGGPARLSNIVFMGMGEPLANYNRVVGAIRRLTDPEPDGLGLSQRGITVSTVGLVPAMLRFADEGFKCRLAVSLHAPDDELRDTLVPVNTRWNVREVLGAAWEYAEKSGRRISIEYALIRDINDQAWRGDLLGKLLKGKRVHVNLIPLNPTPGSKWTASRPEDEKAFVEAIARHGVPVTVRDTRGQEIDGACGQLAASER
- the tsf gene encoding translation elongation factor Ts, encoding MANYTAADVKKLRELTGAGMLDCKNALVDADGDVDKAQEALRIKGQKGVAKREGRSAENGAVVSLIADDNTSGVIVELKCETDFVAKGEKFLAVANQLAAHVAATSPADIEALLASEIEPGKTVTAFVDEANANLGEKIVLDRFAQFTDGYVTAYMHRTMPDLPFQIGVLVELDKENAEVARGVAQHIAAFAPQWLSAEDVPAEKVESERRIAEEVTRAEGKPEAAIAKIVEGRVNGFFKDATLLGQAYALDNKKSVQKVLDEAGVTLKRFTRIKVGI
- a CDS encoding M23 family metallopeptidase, with the translated sequence MTTLLLSLLLALTQPAFPVVRPLPAPLSVARWWDPPPTPYAAGHRGVDLAAPVGAELRAVAAGRVHHAGPVVGRGVLSLALPNGLRTTYEPVRPLVAEGEQVVAGQVVAVLTDGSHCPASCLHWGLLAGEVYLNPLTLLPRPTPRLLPAGHLAEPGPAGE
- a CDS encoding thiamine ABC transporter substrate binding subunit, which translates into the protein MSTTKKLAGVALAAALGVTTLSACGGGDANDKTAGASDAPKSKTVTLVSHDSFNVTESVLKEFEQQSGYTVKVLKSGDAGAALNQEILTKGSPRGDVFFGVDNTLLSRALDNGIFTPYEAKGLADVKPEYVLDKEHRVTPIDSGDICVNYDKAYFAEKKIAPPQTLDDLIKPEYKNLLVTENAATSSPGLGFLLASVGKYGEDGWKDYWSKLKANGVEVVDGWEQAYNERFSGSAGGKKAKGDRPLVVSYASSPPVEVLYGEPQPAEAPTGVSTGTCFRQIEFAGLLKGAKNEEGGKALVDFLVSKKFQEDMPLQMFVNPVTKDAALPELFTKHGVVVEKPENVAPETIAKNREQWVKAWTALVVK
- the whiG gene encoding RNA polymerase sigma factor WhiG, with product MPQHTSGSDRAAVPPAARGSVRSTAPSSLEVLWRSYKESGDERLREQLILHYSPLVKYVAGRVSVGLPPNVEQADFVSSGVFGLIDAIEKFDIDRSIKFETYAITRIRGAMIDELRALDWIPRSVRQKARAVERAYATLEAQLRRTPTESEVAGEMGIGVEDLHTVFSQLSLANVVALEELLHVGGEGGDRLSLMDTLEDTAADNPVAVAEDRELRRLLARAINTLPEREKTVVTLYYYEGLTLAEIGNVLGVTESRVSQIHTKSVLQLRAKLADVGR
- the pyrH gene encoding UMP kinase, with translation MNQGVDPHTASDDKSDQDKKGRRFMLKLSGEAFSGGGGLGVDPDVVHAIAREIAAVVRDGAEIAVVIGGGNFFRGAELQQRGMDRARSDYMGMLGTVMNCLALQDFLEKEGIDSRVQTAITMGQVAEPYIPLRAVRHLEKGRVVIFGAGMGMPYFSTDTTAAQRALEIDAEALLMGKNGVDGVYDSDPKKNPDAVKFDALEYSEVLSRDLKVADATAITLCRDNKLPILVFELLAEGNIARAVKGEKIGTLVSDQETRA